A genomic segment from Spirochaeta lutea encodes:
- a CDS encoding carbohydrate ABC transporter permease: MIRDLPNPSKKRPYAVGLGFLVPAFIVFALFQWLPILANFLLAFTEYNPGFLPKWIGIENFRAIFNDPRFFTALSNTIFYVLICLVFGFIIPIIVALAISELRWGRGFFRTAIYIPNILPAIATYIIWRWIFNPQFGLLNAFLGIFGVEPQLWLLSGNQVLLSIAIMATWQGFGSTAVLYMASLTSVNPELYESAEMEGAGFFQRIWYITLPSISGTIKLLLVLQLIATFQVLQEPYVLTQGGPNDASLTLMLLTHQYAFEKIDFGRAGALGSLFLLAMIGLSVFYVQKTGLAETKRS, encoded by the coding sequence ATGATACGAGATCTACCAAATCCATCGAAAAAAAGACCCTACGCGGTAGGATTAGGATTTTTAGTCCCCGCCTTTATCGTGTTCGCGCTCTTCCAATGGCTGCCTATTCTGGCGAATTTTCTGCTAGCATTCACTGAATACAATCCAGGCTTTTTGCCGAAGTGGATCGGCATTGAAAACTTCCGGGCTATTTTTAATGACCCGCGGTTTTTTACAGCTCTTTCAAACACAATCTTCTATGTACTGATTTGCTTAGTATTCGGTTTTATCATACCCATCATTGTTGCCCTGGCAATCTCTGAGTTGCGCTGGGGGAGGGGGTTTTTCCGTACTGCGATTTACATACCGAATATTCTCCCAGCTATCGCCACCTATATAATCTGGCGTTGGATTTTCAACCCCCAGTTCGGACTGCTCAATGCTTTTCTAGGTATTTTCGGCGTTGAGCCCCAGTTATGGTTATTAAGCGGAAATCAGGTACTCCTCTCGATCGCGATTATGGCAACCTGGCAAGGTTTTGGATCGACCGCGGTGTTGTACATGGCTAGTCTGACCTCTGTTAATCCGGAGCTTTATGAGAGTGCGGAGATGGAAGGGGCTGGGTTTTTCCAGCGTATTTGGTACATCACTCTGCCCTCTATTTCTGGAACTATAAAGCTGCTTCTGGTATTACAGCTGATTGCAACCTTTCAGGTGCTCCAGGAGCCGTATGTTCTTACTCAAGGGGGTCCGAACGATGCAAGTCTTACCCTCATGCTTTTGACCCATCAATATGCCTTTGAAAAAATAGATTTCGGGAGAGCAGGTGCCTTAGGCTCACTCTTCCTTCTGGCAATGATCGGACTCTCGGTCTTTTATGTACAGAAGACCGGTCTTGCCGAAACAAAAAGGAGCTAA
- a CDS encoding carbohydrate ABC transporter permease → MANTLRGILSFNEYRQPRNRAAYILFFIMAVLLSLVMVFPLIWVFLTSLKAPADVYKIPVTLLPETWNLGNFATAWRSFRFPLMLFNTFAVYLATLTARLLVVLLAAYSLSKLKVPFRRTIYLLFLSTLVLPVFSYIIPSFLVINAFGLYDNWLALILPGAASSFPLLLAKGFMDEMPIELCESARIDGSSELRILWSIILPIAKPVIAVISILAFLEVWNNFFWPQLVITSSEKWTMPIMLWYRTSVIGGNPPMNIQLAGMFFSILPPLILFMFFQRYITEGVTFAGIKG, encoded by the coding sequence ATGGCAAACACCCTTCGTGGTATTCTCTCATTTAATGAGTACCGGCAGCCCAGGAACAGGGCAGCGTACATTCTGTTTTTCATCATGGCGGTGTTGCTTTCCTTGGTAATGGTATTTCCGTTAATCTGGGTTTTTCTAACCTCTCTTAAAGCACCGGCGGATGTGTACAAAATTCCGGTAACCCTGCTGCCCGAAACCTGGAACCTGGGGAATTTCGCTACGGCCTGGCGAAGCTTCCGGTTCCCGTTGATGCTTTTCAATACCTTTGCGGTGTATCTGGCTACCCTCACCGCTCGGCTTCTGGTTGTACTGTTAGCAGCCTATTCGTTGTCCAAACTGAAAGTGCCTTTTCGGCGGACTATTTACCTGTTGTTTTTATCCACCCTGGTGCTTCCGGTTTTCTCGTATATTATCCCAAGCTTTCTGGTTATTAATGCCTTCGGGCTCTATGACAACTGGTTAGCACTGATTTTACCCGGTGCAGCAAGTTCGTTTCCGCTGCTCCTGGCCAAGGGTTTTATGGATGAGATGCCCATCGAACTTTGTGAGTCCGCCAGGATCGACGGTTCTTCTGAGCTACGGATTCTGTGGAGCATTATTCTTCCGATTGCGAAACCGGTAATTGCTGTAATTTCTATACTCGCGTTTCTGGAGGTGTGGAATAACTTTTTTTGGCCGCAGCTGGTAATCACTAGTTCGGAAAAATGGACCATGCCTATTATGCTCTGGTACCGCACCTCAGTAATCGGCGGCAATCCGCCCATGAACATCCAGTTGGCGGGTATGTTTTTCAGTATACTGCCGCCGTTGATCCTCTTCATGTTCTTTCAGAGGTACATCACTGAAGGGGTAACCTTCGCTGGTATTAAGGGCTAA
- a CDS encoding ABC transporter substrate-binding protein, producing MKKQIISVLLLVLAATVVWAAGQGESAKPGASGSVVELRVQFPRDNEENQYRIQAELDKARRFEAEHPNIKIIPVHIEYDNTGEFFVRQAANQAPDVMMSVWATEAQLWVSKGWALPLDDYLASWEKMDWYNPASFDPFMVNGVRYGIPENNYVKHVIYNKDLFDQANQPYPKNDWTWNEFLEAARATTNKSAGVAGFAPMGRGGEGGWGFTDFIYQAGGEVVEIRDGKYYSVFDSPQAIAAAQFFKDLKWKHDVIPSQWANGWGDVFNVFGAGQAAMVFDADWGRAIPINSFGMDPDNIGVVIMPKGPGSQGRHAGVLGGTFMVINAASARSKAVQDAAFAWIDFERYDEAGLERIESEIADARSNGQYRAQFQYSPLLPEAQYIQRETAIMAANPDAAVIWGDDEFLELLPGTAHTEPAVAAQDLYGEYLANVVQLLLSDENADPERIMKEYNDRFQKEVLDPLNAAQ from the coding sequence ATGAAGAAGCAAATTATTTCTGTTCTTCTTCTAGTTCTGGCTGCCACAGTGGTATGGGCAGCAGGACAAGGTGAATCAGCAAAACCGGGCGCATCGGGTTCGGTGGTTGAATTGAGGGTGCAGTTTCCCCGGGATAATGAGGAAAATCAGTACCGTATCCAAGCAGAGCTCGATAAAGCACGCCGGTTTGAAGCAGAGCATCCGAACATAAAAATAATTCCGGTTCATATTGAGTACGATAACACCGGAGAGTTTTTTGTACGGCAGGCTGCGAATCAGGCACCGGATGTCATGATGAGTGTGTGGGCAACGGAAGCACAGCTTTGGGTTAGTAAAGGTTGGGCTTTACCCTTGGATGACTATCTTGCTTCTTGGGAAAAAATGGATTGGTATAATCCGGCTTCCTTCGATCCCTTTATGGTGAATGGGGTACGCTACGGAATTCCAGAGAACAACTATGTAAAGCATGTAATCTATAACAAGGATCTCTTTGATCAGGCGAATCAGCCCTATCCGAAGAATGACTGGACATGGAATGAATTTCTCGAAGCAGCACGAGCGACCACTAATAAGAGTGCTGGGGTGGCTGGTTTTGCTCCCATGGGGCGTGGCGGCGAAGGCGGCTGGGGATTTACAGATTTTATCTACCAAGCCGGCGGAGAAGTTGTCGAAATACGGGATGGTAAGTATTACTCAGTATTTGATTCACCCCAGGCCATCGCGGCAGCCCAGTTTTTTAAGGATCTGAAATGGAAACATGATGTAATCCCATCTCAATGGGCAAACGGCTGGGGTGATGTATTTAACGTCTTCGGTGCGGGTCAGGCTGCCATGGTCTTTGATGCCGACTGGGGACGGGCAATTCCCATTAATAGCTTTGGAATGGACCCTGATAACATTGGAGTTGTAATCATGCCAAAGGGGCCGGGATCTCAGGGCAGGCATGCCGGGGTTCTTGGTGGAACATTCATGGTAATTAATGCAGCTTCCGCCCGTAGCAAGGCAGTGCAGGATGCGGCCTTCGCGTGGATAGATTTTGAACGCTATGATGAAGCGGGATTAGAGCGGATAGAATCAGAAATTGCGGACGCCCGATCTAATGGCCAATATAGGGCACAGTTTCAGTATTCACCCCTCTTGCCTGAAGCCCAGTATATCCAGCGGGAGACTGCTATTATGGCGGCGAACCCAGATGCGGCAGTTATCTGGGGGGATGATGAGTTCCTGGAATTATTGCCAGGAACAGCACATACCGAACCAGCTGTAGCTGCCCAAGATCTCTACGGTGAATACCTTGCAAATGTCGTGCAGCTTCTTCTGAGCGATGAAAATGCAGATCCAGAACGGATCATGAAGGAATACAATGATCGGTTCCAGAAGGAGGTTCTGGATCCCCTTAATGCCGCTCAATAA
- a CDS encoding RNA polymerase sigma factor, translating to MTTETLQASDFVGHLRPYEQRLYRAIYMIVRNTDDAQDLLQETVLRAYQNLSRYNPSKPLYPWLLTIGRNLARNFLRKKESQNVGFPEGMEVISAGHGPEDLLIQRETSQAVIDCLARLKPEQREILELKHFQECSYEEMAQILDIPLGTVMSRLYYSRKKLAELLQNHTQGGGV from the coding sequence ATGACAACGGAAACCTTGCAGGCATCAGACTTTGTTGGCCATCTCAGACCCTACGAGCAGCGGCTGTACCGCGCCATCTATATGATTGTGCGCAATACCGACGATGCTCAGGATCTCTTACAGGAAACGGTGCTGAGGGCCTATCAGAACCTCTCCCGGTACAACCCCTCGAAGCCCCTATACCCCTGGCTGCTCACCATCGGGCGCAACCTTGCCCGGAACTTTCTCCGGAAAAAGGAGAGCCAGAATGTGGGTTTTCCGGAGGGGATGGAGGTGATTTCAGCGGGGCACGGTCCGGAGGATCTGCTGATTCAGCGGGAAACCTCCCAGGCGGTCATAGACTGTCTGGCGCGGCTGAAGCCCGAGCAGCGGGAGATACTGGAGCTGAAGCATTTTCAGGAGTGCTCCTACGAGGAGATGGCCCAGATTTTAGATATTCCCCTGGGCACCGTAATGTCCAGACTTTATTACTCGCGGAAAAAACTCGCCGAGTTATTACAAAATCACACCCAAGGAGGCGGGGTATGA